The DNA window CTAATTTTGACTCTAGATTCAAGGTATGTATAGGGTTGACATCAGATTTATGGCATGTGTGGTGTTGATTCCAGATTAATAGTAATGTATGTGTCGTGGTATGTGTAGTGTTGACTCCAGAGTTATTGTATGTATAGTGTTGACTCCAGATTCATTGTAATTGTAGGGTTGACTCCAGATTTGTAGTATGTGCAGTGTTGACTCCAGATCCATGGTACTCTATGTGTAGTGTTGATTCTAGATTCATGGTATGTGTAGTGTTGACTCCAGATTCATGGTATGTGTGGTGTTGACTCCAGATTCATGGTATGTGTGGTGTTGACTCCATATTCATGGCATGTGTGGTGTTGACTCCAGATTCATGGTATGTGTAGTGTTGACTACAGATTCATGGTACTGTATGTGGTGTTGACTCCAGATTCATGGTATGTGTGGTGTTGACTCCATATTCATGGTATGTGTGGTGTTGACTACAGATTCATGGTACTGTATGTGGTGTTGACTCCAGATTcatggaatgtgttgtgttgactcTAGATTCATGGTTGGTGTAGTGGCCCCTGGATGGTGGTATTGTGGAGCTCTTCTTACACGGAAGAGAGCTGTACTGTGCCGGTGATGCTTCGCTCAGCCTTCCACTACACTCAACCATTTAGAGGCTTGACCAATCAACCCTCTACTGGGTTGACCAATCAACCGTCTACAGTCTTGACCAGTCAAACATCTACAGgcttgaccaataaaccctctacagtcttgaccaatcaaccctctacagtcttgaCCAATCAACCGTCTACAGGCTTGAccaatcaaccctctacagtcttgaccaatcaaccctctacaggcttgaccaataaaccctctacagtcttgaccaatcaaccctctacagtcttgaCCAATCAACCGTCTACAGGCTTGAccaatcaaccctctacagtcttgaCCAATCAACCGTCTACAGTCTTGAccaatcaaccctctacagtcttgaCCAATCAACCGTCTACAGGCTTGACCAATCAACCCTCTACAGGCTTGACCAATCAACCCTCTACTGGCTTGACATATCAACCGTCTACAGGCTTGACCAATCAACCGTCTACAGCCTTGACCAGTCAACCCTCTACAGGCTTGAccaatcaaccctctacagtcttgaCCAATCAACCCTCTACTGGCTTGAccaatcaaccctctacagtcttgaCCAATCAACCGTCTACAGGCTTGACCAATCAACCCTCTACTGGCTTGAAATATATCAACCGTCTACAGGCTTGACCAATCAACCGTCTACAGCCTTGACCAGTCAACCCTCTACAGGCTTGAccaatcaaccctctacagtcttgaCCAATCAACCCTCTACTGGCTTGAccaatcaaccctctacagtcttgaCCAATCAACCCTCTACTGGCTTGACCAATCAACCGTCTACAGTCTTGACCAATCAACCCTCTACTGGCTTGACCAATCAACCGTCTACAGGCTTGACCAATCAACCGTCTACAGCCTTGACCAGTCAACCCTCTACAGGCTTGAccaatcaaccctctacagtcttgaCCAATCAACTCTCTACTGGCTTGAccaatcaaccctctacagtcttgaccaatcaaccctctacagtcttgaCCAATCAACCGTCTACAGGCTTGAccaatcaaccctctacagtcttgaCCAATCAACCGTCTACAGGCTTGACCAATCAACCCTCTACTGGCTTGACCAATCAACCGTCTACAGGCTTGACCAATCAACCGTCTACAGGCTTGACCAGTCAACCCTCTACAGGCTTGACCAGTCAACCCTCTACAGGCTTGACCAATCAACCGTCTACAGGCTTGAccaatcaaccctctacagtcttgaCCAATCAACCGTCTACAGTCTTGACCAATCAACCGTCTACAGGCTTGACCAATCAACCCTCTACTGGCTTGACCAGTCAACCGTCTACAGGCTTGACCAATCAACCGTCTACAGCCTTGACCAGTCAAACATCTACAGGCTTGAccaatcaaccctctacagtcttgaCCAATCAACCCTCTACTGGCTTGAccaatcaaccctctacagtcttgaCCAATCAACCGTCTACAGGCTTGACCAATCAACCCTCTACTGGCTTGACATATCAACCGTCTACAGGCTTGACCAATCAACCGTCTACAGCCTTGACCAGTCAACCCTCTACAGGCTTGAccaatcaaccctctacagtcttgaCCAATCAACCCTCTACTGGCTTGAccaatcaaccctctacagtcttgaCCAATCAACCCTCTACTGGCTTGACCAATCAACCGTCTACAGTCTTGACCAATCAACCCTCTACTGGCTTGACCAATCAACCGTCTACAGGCTTGACCAATCAACCGTCTACAGCCTTGACCAGTCAACCCTCTACAGGCTTGACCAATCAACCGTCTACAGTCTTGACCAATCAACCCTCTACTGGCTTGAccaatcaaccctctacagtcttgaccaatcaaccctctacagtcttgaccaatcaaccctctacagtcttgaCCAATCAACCGTCTACAGGCTTGAccaatcaaccctctacagtcttgaCCAATCAACCGTCTACAGGCTTGACCAATCAACCCTCTACTGGCTTGACCAATCAACCGTCTACAGGCTTGACCAATCAACCGTCTACAGGCTTGACCAGTCAACCCTCTACAGGCTTGACCAGTCAACCCTCTACAGGCTTGACCAATCAACCCTCTACAGGCTTGACCAATCTATCGTCCACAGGCTTGACCAATCAACCCTCTACAGGCTTGACCAATCTATCGTCCACAGGCTTGACCAATCAACCCTCTACAGGCTTGACCAATCTATCGTCCACGGGCTTGACCAATCAACCCTCTACAGGCTTGACCAATCTATCGTCCACAGGCTTGACCAATCAACTGTCTACAGGCTTGACCAATCAACTGTCTACAGGCTTGATGGATTTTAGTTGTTGACAAAATCAACGTTAAAAGGAGTCCGAGTCAACTTAATCTCTGAAGCAAATGGGAGAGACATTTATTATTTTGTCCAGTTATTGACAGAGGCTCTAcgtcatatatttttttttacgatTCCTATTTCGTCATGGTGACAAATTGTAACAGCGCATCATGCAacagtgtatttatttatttgttgcaCAGTCGTCCAGGTTCTTTGACAACAGTGCAGTTTTATTGCTGTTGATGTCACTTACGTGTATTTCCTGGTGAAGCATCTGGACACGAATCCATGTTCGTCCTTCCTCTCCTCATGCTtgcctgtggacacacacacacacacaccggtcttagcactctctcacacaccggTCTTAGCACTCTCTCACACATCGGTCTtagcactctctcacacaccggTCTtagcactctctcacacaccggTCTtagcactctctcacacaccggTCTtagcactctctcacacacctgtcttagcactctctcacacacctgtcttagcactctctcacacaccggTCTtagcactctctcacacaccgtTCTtagcactctctcacacaccggTCTtagcactctctcacacaccggTCTtagcactctctcacacaccagtcttagcactctctcacacactggtcttagcactctctcacacaccggTCTtagcactctctcacacactggtcttagcactctctcacacaccggTCTtagcactctctcacacacacacacacacacacacacacacacacacacacacacacacacacacacacacacacacacacacacacacacacacacacacacacaccggtcttagcactctctcacacaccggTCTtagcactctctcacacaccggGGACTGCAGTCACTTTATTGACCACGCCCAGCTCATCCAGAGTTTGTTTGAGTAAGAACACATGCTCTCTCTATGTGTTGCtgttgcctctctctctgtctgaaagTCCCCCTGATACTTCAACATTATCAAGGGAGCTACTGGTTCACTCTTTAGGAGTGACCATCTGTTCTGTTTTACGAGGGGCTGAGAATAGAAGTcatgccccccccctccctgtcccccttGCCTGGTGTCGGTACCGTTTATCCATGTCCCCTTTGACACGTTACACGTTACACGCTACACGCTACACGCTACACGCTACACGTTACACGGAGGCGCTAACtcaacctcttaaggatccgccccttttttgtCCATTTTGTTGCCTAAAATGACTTGCTTTTTTGACTGGTTTTTAAACCAGGTCCCTACATGCCAGGCCTGAAATACTGCCCTGTTACCTCACAGCATATCTGTTTGTTATGACGACAGCTGAGCTGCTGAAAGGAGTGTGTCACAGGGACCTGTCCCCCTTTTCCCACAGGACCACAACACCGAGGAGAGAGGGTGTGAAAGGACCTTTAAACAGGCCTTCATCAACACTGGGGAGAGACTGTGACATTACCTTTAATAACCAGGGCCTTTAACCAGGGCATTAAACCAGGGCATTAAACCAGGGCCTTTAACCAGGGCATTAAACCAgggcttttaaccagggcctttAACCAGGGCCTTAACCCAGGGCCTTTAACCAGGGCCTTTAACCAAGGTCTTTAACCAGGGCATTAATAGTAGTTTTAGTTCCTAGCTACCCACAAAGTAAGTAAGGGAATATATTACATGTAAAGATGAAAAAGTGTTGTTTGAAGTCCAATCTAGAGTTTGTACACCATTACCCTCACTGTCCATCTATGACACAGTAACACCTCACTGTCCTCTGTGACACAGTAACACCTCACTGTCCTCTGTGACACAGTAACACCTCACTGTCCTCTGTGACACAGTAACATCTCACTGTCCTCTGTGACACATTAACACCTCACTGTCCTCTGTGACACAGTAACACCTCACTGTCCTCTGTGACACATTAACACCTCACTGTCCTCTGTGACACAGTAACACCTCACTGTCCTCTGTGACACAGTAACACCTCACTGTCCTCTGTGACACAGTAACACCTCACTGTCCTCTGTGACACAGTAACACCTCACTGTCCTCTGTGACACAGTAACACCTCACTGTCCATCTATGACACAGTAACACCTCACTGTCCTCTGTGACACAGTAACACCTCACTGTCCATCTATGACTCAGTAACACCTCACTGTCCATCTATGACACAGTAACACCTCACTGTCCTCTGTGACACAGTAACACCTCACTGTCCTCTGTGACACAGTAACACCTCACTGTCCTCTGTGACACAGTAACACCTCACTGTCCATCTGTGACACATTAACACCTCACGTACTAAGCCAAGTGAAACACTAAGTGTACTTGGCAGTGTTTAGTAAGTGTGACGTCTCATGTGACTCGATCATTAAATGCAGGTCATTTATATATGTACccgccaaaataaaggaaacacttgagtaaatgagggacatAGTAGGTGTTTAGGAAatgaacatcccatcatgctttggGTCGTCGATAAaaactttgaaagaggggtctcaaatgagtgtgtgtgtgtgtgtgtgtgtgtgtgtgtgtgtgtgtgtgtgtgtgtgtgtgtgtgtgtgtgtgtgtgagtcagtcagtcagtcagtcattcactagatctcaacccaattaaacACTTAACACGTAAGATTCTGGAGTGACGCCTGAGACAACGTTTTCCACCACCTTCAACAAAACATCAAATCATAGAATTTGTTGttgaagaatggtgtcacatccctccaatagcgttccagacacttgtagaatctattccaaggtgcattgaagctgttctggttggTGGTAGACCCTATTAAGACGCTtgatgttggtgtttcctttattttggtagttacGTGTGTATACCCATTGAAACACATGGGGACTGTTGCATGGAGAGTTGGCCAGCGTACTAAAACAAGGTTCTCTCTCGTTAAAATATCAATACGCACTAAAATCACCCGCAAAGCTGATTTCAATTGTAACCATCATTGGCCAGTGGCCACCAAAATTATCACTCCATTGTCCTGATTTCATGGCCGGTGCCAGAATGAACCAGTTGGAAGGGCATTTGACTTCCATCGCTGTCAAACGTTTTCAAGACTATTTCGGCCTCTGGTGGGTGTTATTACTGGAACAAATGAATCTTGTTTTTTACTAACGGCGAGGCCAGACTTACAGAGACAGCGATAGAAAACAGATATAGagatagaggcagacagagatagagacagacagagacatagacagatatagagagacaaagagagacagaagcagagaaagccagagacagagacagacagagacagacagagacagacagagacatagacagatatagagacagacagagacagacagagatagagacagagatagagacagacagagatagagacagacagagacagaccgataaagagacagagatagagacagacagagatagagacagacagcgacatagacagagacaaaaagagacagaagcagagaaagccagagacagagacagacagagacagacagagacatagacagatatagagacagacagagacagacagggatagagacagacagagatagagacagacagagacagacagagacagaccgataaagagacagagatagagacagacagcgatagagacagacagataaagagacagacacagagacagacagagacagacagagatagagacagacagcgatagagacagacagataaagagacagagacagacagagacaaacagagatagagacagacagcgatagagacagacagagatagagaaagagacagacagagacagagacagagacaaatagagacagttagagccagagacagactgacagagacagacagagacagagacatagccagaaacagacacacaaagagaTCTCCAGATATGAGCTACTCACCAGTGATCTCCACCACACCATCCTTGGTCTTGATCACCAGCTCCTCAGGGGAGAAGTGGTTGACGTCCAGAGTGACCTTCCAGGTCTCCTGGGTCTGCTTGATCTCAGACATGCCAGAGCTGAGCTGGCGGGAGAGGGCAAGGGCGTACGATGCTGCCCCAGCCTGAGCCATCATGGGGGCCTGGGGCATCACCGCGGCCTGGGGCATCATGGCAGCCTGCATCATGGCACTATGCAGGGGGGACATCACAGGGCTCTGGGGCATCATGGAGGGTATGAATCCAGCAGTGGACATGTCAGGGCTAAGGGCAGATGGGCGAATGTAGCCGGGCCAGTGGGTGCTGGGGAAGGTGGGGAACTCCTCAGGGAGGGCCGGCATGCCGAAGGCCTGGTCAAAGAGCCGGCTGCCCTGGTAACAGTCACGGAAGGGGTCCCAGCTGGGGGTGCGGAGCAGGCTGAAGGGAATATGTCTCTCTGTCATGGTTGCTGGAGGAAGACGAGTAGTACTGTACCAGTAGAAGAGCTgtgggctggctgactggctgactgactggctggctgactggctggctgactgactgactgactggctgactgactgactgactggctgactgactggctggctgactgactggctgactggctgactggctgactggctgactggctgtctgactggctgactggctgactggctgactggctgactggctgtctgactggctgactggctgactggctgtctgactggctgactggctgactggctgtagATGACTTTGGTTGGTCTCTCTCAAACTTCCAATGAAAGTGCTCCTCGGCCGAAGGCTTTTATGCACACAGCAACCGCCCACCTCTCGTCAACACTTTCACTGGCCCTCCCTTCTCAACCCCTCCGCCctgtccccccccacacacctcccTCAGCCAGATATTTATAGAAGGAACTAGAATGTCTATTCATGGCAGATGTAGCACTAGAATGGAATCTAAATCCAAGGACCTCCCATCGACCAATCGAACACAGCTGCCCAGCACTTTgtttcaccccctccctccctccctccctccctccctccctccctccctccctccctccctccctccctccctccctccctccctccctccctccctcactccctcactccctccctccctccctccctccctccctccctccctccctccctttctttctccctgtcCTGCCAATTGTAATCCCCACTCCAAGCTCACTCTAGCCATGACACAGGGCTAGAGGAATCTGAGAGTCTGCTGTAAAGCAGACAGCCCTGCTCAGCAGGTCTACAAGCATAGCGGGGAGATGTAAATATACCGTTGCTAACACACAGGCTGGTAGAGAACAGTACGTTATGTGACAAGCCAGCCACTTATGTGTAATTAGCAGCTATACATTAAGAACGCACACTGGAATCCTAGGAGCTCAAACAAGCATAACAGAAtagacacccacacccacacccatgcTTGCATACAATACATGTTATGTTGTAGTTGTTTGGTGTGATAGGAGATAGTCCTGACATGGAGGAATGGAACGAGACCTTAGTTAGACAGGTGTTGACGCTGACAATGTCATGtagaacatacagttgaagtcggaagtttacatacacttaggttggagtcattaaaacttgtttttcaaccactctacaaatttcctgttaacaaactatagttttggcaagtcgattaggatatctactttgagcaagacacaagtacattttttaataattgtttacaaacagattattccATCTATAATTCACTgtctcacaattccagtgggtcagaagttaaaatacactaagttgactgtgcctttaaaccgcttggaaaatttcagaaaattatgtcatggctttaggagcttctgataggctaattgacataatttgagtcaattggaggtgtacctgtggatttatttcaaggcctaccttcaaactcagtgcctctttgcttgacatgaaaatgaaaagaaatcagccaagacctcagaaaagaacgcctgaaggtaccacgttcatccgtacaaacaatagtacgcaagtatcaacaccatgggaccacacagccatcataccgctcaggaaggagacgtgttctgtctcctagaggtgaacgtactttggtgcgtaaagtgcaaatcaatcccagaacaacagcaaaggaccttgtgaagaggctggagtaaacgggtacaaaagtatctatatccacagtaaagcaaGTCCTATATAaacatatcctgaaaggccgctcagcaaggtaaaagccactgctccaaaaccgccataaaaaagccagactacagtttgtaactgcacattggagaaatgtcctctggtttgatgaaacaaaaatagaactgtttggccataataaccattgttatgtttggaggaaaaagggggaggtttgcaagccaaagaacaccatcccaaccgtgaagcacgggggtggcagcatcatgttgtgggggtgctttgctgcaggaaggactggtgcacttcacaaaatagatggcatcataaggatggaaaatgatgtggatatattgaagtaacgtctcaagacatcaatcaggaagttaaagcttggtcgcaaatgggtcttccaaatggacaatgaccccaagcatacttccaatgttgtggcaaaaagTACGACAAAGTCAAGgttatcagagtgaccatcacaaagccctgacctcaatccaatagaaaatgtgtgggcagaactgaacaagtgtgtgcgagcaaggaggcctacaaacctgactcagttacaccagctctgtcagaaggaatgggacaaaattcaccaaacttattgtgggaaccttgtgaaaggctacccaaaacatttgacccaagttaaacaatttaacagcaatgcaaccaaatactaattgcgtgtatgtaatcttctgatccactgggaatgtgatgaaagaaatacaagctgaaatatataattatcaaatcaaatcaaatgtatatatgcattcttacatcagctgatatctcaaagtgctgtacagaaacccagcctaaaaccccaaacagcaagcaatgcaggtgtagaagcatggtggctaagacaaactccctagaatggccaaaacctagtaagaaacctagagaggaaccaggctatcaggggtggccagtcctcatctggctgtgccgggtggagattataacagaacatggccaagatgttcaaatgttcataaatgaccagcatggtcaaataataataatcacagaagttgtcgagggtgcagcaagtcagcacctcaggagtaaatgtcagttggcttttcatagccgatcattaggagtatctctaccgctcctgctgtctctagagcgttgaaaacagcaggtctgggacaggtagcacgtccggtgaacaggtcagggttccatagccgcaggcagaacagttgaaactggaacagcagcacggccaggtggactggggacggcaaggagtcatcatgccaggtagtcgtGAGGCATGAcactagggctcaggtcctcgagagagagagagaaagaaagagagaattagagagagcatacttaaatttacacaggacaccggataagacaggagaagtactccagatttaacaaactgaccctagccccccgacacataaactactgcagcataaatactggaggctgataCAGGAGGGCTcagaagacactgtggcccctatctctacaattattctaacatttcacattcttaaaatagagtggtgatcctaattgacctaaaatagagaatttttacttggaataaatgtcaggaattgtggaaaaactgagtttaaatgtatttggctgaggtgtatgtaaacgtccgacttcaactgtataactcctctctgtctcctctctaactcctaactcctctctgccccctctctgtctcctctctaactcctctctg is part of the Oncorhynchus clarkii lewisi isolate Uvic-CL-2024 chromosome 10, UVic_Ocla_1.0, whole genome shotgun sequence genome and encodes:
- the LOC139417956 gene encoding LOW QUALITY PROTEIN: heat shock protein beta-1-like (The sequence of the model RefSeq protein was modified relative to this genomic sequence to represent the inferred CDS: deleted 2 bases in 1 codon), which translates into the protein MTERHIPFSLLRTPSWDPFRDCYQGSRLFDQAFGMPALPEEFPTFPSTHWPGYIRPSALSPDMSTAGFIPSMMPQSPVMSPLHSAMMQAAMMPQAAVMPQAPMMAQAGAASYALALSRQLSSGMSEIKQTQETWKVTLDVNHFSPEELVIKTKDGVVEITGKHEERKDEHGFVSRCFTRKYTLPPMADAEKVTSTLSSEGVLTVEAPLNKQAIKAAEISIPVIMGSSKTKPDDMTMRKGSGNGYHHDEHDDEEEEE